Genomic window (Salvelinus alpinus chromosome 13, SLU_Salpinus.1, whole genome shotgun sequence):
CTTGAATATAAATGACAAATTCCTACTCTGGCTGGGCTGATAGTCAGTTATTCTCCAAGCAGGTAGTAGAACAATCAGAACTGTTCTTGACATTTTGACTTACCTTTCTACTGCTGTTGTTGAGTTCTATTTTCCACATCCTAAAACTCTTGTCAAAAGTTGAACATTGAGCATAAGGAACACAGAGTTATTCTGGAGTAATTCTGTGGTTTTTCTGTTATAATTTTTGTTTGCAATCAACTTTCACTTTTGATCAATAAAGTATAATCTAATGTTTAGCACAGGATAAACCTTTTGCGCTCTGAAAACTTTCGCTACTAATGGGCAGCATGTCACCTGGACCTTCGGATAAGCAACAGCGTCCCCTAGTGTTACAAATTGTGTACCTCAGATGTCGCAATGTACTATTATTGGTATCCTTTTTACGGCAAACGCAGATCAATGTAATTTTGATCTAGCAGCAGGTTAGTGGTCTTCAGAGCTGGTGAAATATAACTCAACAAGTTCCGAGGACCATTATGCAGATCCATAAAGAGGCAGACAAAACTGTCTTTGTGGCTAATTTAGGCAGTTCAGCTAATGAGGAAATTCTTTTCGAGCTATTTTTGCAGGTAGGCTCCTATTTTCCACAGGCTCTAAAACTTGACGAAATACATGgcaatggatgtgtgtgtgaaataAAACCACTAGCGTTTACTCCAGCtgagctgtctgcctgtctgtgtaatcattagtccaagcAGTCATTCACCGTTTCgtttcttccgtttaagaaacgatTGCAACAGAATTGgcataatgaatacacccctggtgaCAGTGGTTGCAGCCCAACTAAGCAGGTCTTGCAGCTGGCTCTCTCTGTGGGTGGAAATTAATTTGTGTTTTCAATTTAAAATACATGTTGGCCAAATTCCTTTGTCATCTGTTTCATGCGGTAGTGTCATTGGTTTGATTTCTATCAAGCCAAAGCACTTTTTACACTAAATGTGAAAAACATGCAGAGATGATAAGATTGAGAATCAGGATAAGGCCACATCCATTGATGTTGGTGGCCACAGGTGAAATGCAACAAAAAGGAAGTTGCACAGCAATATAATGTCTtatctgtaaaaaaataaatcattatctgcATCTGGTGTTTCACGTTTACATCGTGCCTTGTTTCATACCACCAGGCTGGGCCACTGAAGAAGGTCACCATCGCTCGAGACCGCGAGGGTCGCCAAAGGTCATATGGGTTTGTGTATTACAAGCATGCTGAAGCTGTACCCTATGCCATTGCCTTGCTGAATGGCACTTGGCTCTTTGGCCGTCAAATCAGGCTGCAGTACGGCACCGGTAGGCCAGTGTTTTGTATCATAATTAAGAATTGCAGCTTTAACTCACCCATTTGGACTTATGAAGTTTGCAGAGCAGCAATTTAGCATCAGGACATTTCCAAAACCTATTAATTCATAATTTGCTCTGTACATGAAGCAGGTTGTGTTCTTAAAGTAACTGTTGTTTCAGCTACTTAGGGATATCAGTGCATTGTAGATAGGTAGGGTGGAGGTTTTTAGGCCCTCCCCCTTGCCCCCCTGTAGGTAGCTCCCACCAGGATGGGGGATCTGGACCTCAAGGCACAGAGGATGACCGTGATGACCCTTCACATGACACACCCAGGTGAATCGGGCCAGACCATGTCATTTCAGAGCGTCTTCGTTTTGGCTAATGTTATGAACAGATTGTATCTAATGCTTGACCGTCTGTTTATTCTTCTTAGTATGAACGCAGGCCTCCCAGAGTCATCTGTGTTCCACTTCACAGGGCGTGCTGATGGCAGCGTCTCCTGCCAGGACAAGTTACACTGGAGCAACATGGTGAGGACTCACTGGGAATTAGAGGGAGATATTTTCAACATTCAGTactttgaatgcattcagttgtgcaactgactagatatctCCCTTTCCTTGTAAAACAAATTAGGTGCTTGACTagcagttttttgttgttgtgtgttgtaGGTGCGTGGCTACCCTTCTGAGCAGTACCCTCTGAGTATCATCCCTCCCCAGCCTCACTACTATGTCCCCCCGTCACCCTTGTGTCCCCCTATTGCCCCCCTGCTGCCCTGGCCAATGCCAGGATATCCCCAATGGGCCCTTACACGACCCCCCTGTCCCAGCCAGGGTCAGGCCCTCCTGCTCCCCCTGCCTCCCAGCTCTACCCAGCCCAACAAGCAGACAGCTCACCAAAGTGAAGGGCCTAAGAGGCAGACAGCTCAGCAAGGAGAAGGGGAGCCTGCGAAGCTACGCAAACACAGAAGAAGCAGGGAGAGCAGACTGCAGAGGCACAGGAACAGATGCAAAAAGTGAGCACAAACACTCAAATAAACAATTAGCATTGATCATCCACATACAAGTTTAAACGTGTAGCATACGCTCAAGAGTCAAGACCCTAATATACTAAGATGCCCACAAGCTGTGTGGTTGTGAGGATTGTCATTTTCTCAGCTTTACAAATGCACAAACACTGTACAACCATTAAAGACCGGCTGCTCTTAAATATAGCCCACAGTATTCCTTTGAATATTCCTGTACAAATATATGTATTTATCTATTTACGTAGTTTTGTTTCATATGCTCTGACTGTTTTTCTGTTTGATCGTCTGGTGTTTACACCAAATAAATTGCACATTTCCTGAAGGAAAAGGAACTTAAATGTTTGGCAATTTGATTTATGAGTTCAAGTGATTTTTGCACACAGATTATTGGAACGCAAGCAGCACTTCTAACTGTGTGACAGAATTAGGCATAACTGTCATCATTCTCATTGTCCCCACCATGAAATCGGGGAGGGGACTGTGGATGTGTCTCTGTCCGTTAGTACGTTAGTTACACGCAATATCACAGACAGCACTTGCCTGATTTGGACTAAACTTGATTGAATGATGTATCTTGCCATTGAGATCTGGcgtttacaaaattacactgattgacCCAAGGCGGGAGCTATAGT
Coding sequences:
- the rbm11 gene encoding RNA binding motif protein 11, giving the protein MQIHKEADKTVFVANLGSSANEEILFELFLQAGPLKKVTIARDREGRQRSYGFVYYKHAEAVPYAIALLNGTWLFGRQIRLQYGTGSSHQDGGSGPQGTEDDRDDPSHDTPSMNAGLPESSVFHFTGRADGSVSCQDKLHWSNMVRGYPSEQYPLSIIPPQPHYYVPPSPLCPPIAPLLPWPMPGYPQWALTRPPCPSQGQALLLPLPPSSTQPNKQTAHQSEGPKRQTAQQGEGEPAKLRKHRRSRESRLQRHRNRCKK